A window of the Herpetosiphon gulosus genome harbors these coding sequences:
- a CDS encoding inositol monophosphatase family protein gives MQASNETHLMEVWARQAGAYALDIFQDYAAAAPRRKADNSWVTEVDETIEQMLREQIAQAFPDDLIMGEEGGGQASNSGRIWVLDPIDGTGSFVKRLPVWCVSIGLLVDGYPAAGCVYLPVLDECYLAGLTGDATLNGQVINAENPDFLDSQSWMAVPSNAHRRYKITYPGKTRSLGSTAANVCYVASSRACAAILGNASLWDIAGAWPILERAGGTLATFSGGPFDWQRFYQGASANEPLFAASNNNYASMRAMIDLAQGAI, from the coding sequence ATGCAAGCATCTAATGAAACCCACCTGATGGAAGTATGGGCACGCCAAGCTGGAGCCTATGCCCTTGATATTTTTCAGGATTATGCTGCCGCCGCGCCACGCCGCAAAGCCGATAATTCGTGGGTAACCGAAGTTGATGAAACAATTGAACAAATGCTACGCGAACAAATTGCCCAAGCTTTCCCCGATGATCTGATTATGGGCGAAGAGGGTGGCGGCCAAGCCAGCAATAGCGGGCGAATTTGGGTACTCGACCCAATTGATGGCACTGGTTCGTTTGTTAAGCGCTTGCCAGTTTGGTGCGTCTCGATTGGTTTGTTGGTCGATGGCTATCCAGCGGCTGGCTGCGTGTATTTGCCAGTGCTTGATGAATGTTATTTAGCAGGATTAACTGGCGATGCAACCCTCAATGGTCAAGTGATCAACGCTGAAAACCCTGATTTTCTGGATAGCCAATCGTGGATGGCCGTGCCGTCGAATGCCCATCGCCGCTACAAGATTACTTATCCAGGCAAAACCCGCTCGCTTGGCAGCACCGCCGCCAATGTTTGCTATGTGGCTAGCAGTCGCGCGTGTGCGGCAATTTTGGGCAACGCCAGTTTGTGGGATATTGCTGGAGCATGGCCGATTTTAGAGCGAGCAGGTGGTACGTTAGCCACATTTTCGGGCGGGCCATTCGATTGGCAACGTTTCTACCAAGGCGCATCGGCCAACGAGCCATTATTCGCTGCCAGCAACAACAATTATGCTAGTATGCGAGCAATGATCGACCTAGCTCAAGGCGCAATTTAA
- a CDS encoding restriction endonuclease: protein MMNIFPESWNTISRWLIIISVGIIILTIIVSFLEVFIRRRRLLRSGMVDVDRMSGTEFEHFLGLVFRQYGYQIEHTGKSGDYGADLIIKKDQSRTVIQAKRYTKNVGVKAIQEAVAAKKVYNCQGAIVITNSHYTKQAQVLAKANDVVLWDRERLLKVMLMIKHQPTNQS from the coding sequence ATGATGAATATTTTTCCAGAATCATGGAATACTATTAGCCGATGGTTGATTATTATTTCAGTAGGAATTATTATCCTGACAATTATTGTAAGTTTTCTAGAAGTGTTTATTCGTCGTAGGCGACTATTACGTTCAGGCATGGTTGATGTTGATCGGATGAGCGGAACTGAATTTGAGCATTTTCTTGGTTTAGTATTTCGCCAATATGGCTACCAAATTGAACATACTGGCAAATCTGGCGATTATGGAGCCGATTTAATCATCAAAAAAGATCAAAGCCGCACCGTCATTCAGGCCAAACGTTATACAAAAAATGTTGGAGTAAAAGCAATTCAAGAGGCTGTCGCTGCCAAAAAAGTCTATAACTGCCAAGGAGCGATTGTTATAACTAATAGCCACTATACAAAACAGGCCCAAGTTTTGGCTAAAGCAAATGACGTTGTGCTATGGGATCGCGAACGGCTGCTCAAAGTCATGCTAATGATCAAGCATCAACCAACAAATCAGTCTTAG
- the typA gene encoding translational GTPase TypA codes for MQRTDLRNIAIIAHVDHGKTTLVDAMLKQSRIFRENQQVAERVMDSNAIERERGITIMAKNTAVEYNGVRINIVDTPGHADFGGEVERVLNMVDGVLLLVDAVEGPMPQTKFVLRKALEQGHRAIVVVNKVDRPSARPNYVVNETFDLFIDLGASEEQAEFPIVYASGIAGTAGHDPHAMQDSLTPLFETILQYVPAPDVDADGPPQLLVTSTMYDDYKGKIIIGRLNSGTIRKGQAVAHIASGKDPKPAKVVQVFTHYGMERVEVDEITAGDIVAMTGINDAGIGDTIADKDNPVALPPIKVEEPTVQMTFGVNTSPFSGREGKLVTSRKIRERLYGETERDVALKVEDTDNADTFRVSGRGELHLAILIENMRREGYEFQVSKAEVIYKDVDGTRHEPYELVEIEVDSDYQGSVVELMGLRRGTMRDMRVSDSGTVQFVYHVPTRGLLGFRQQLLTATRGTGIMNSLFAGYQPYAGDVQTRQFGSLVAWEQGVTSSYGLSSAQERGQLFVGSGVDVYEGMVIGQHIRDEDLEVNACKKKQLTNMRSSGADDALRLDVPRNMSLDDCIEYLADDELLEVTPLHLRIRKRLLNTDERRRDRKWAKNR; via the coding sequence ATGCAACGAACTGATTTACGCAATATCGCAATTATTGCCCACGTTGACCACGGCAAGACGACCTTGGTTGATGCCATGTTGAAGCAAAGTCGGATTTTCCGTGAGAACCAACAAGTCGCTGAACGGGTGATGGACTCCAACGCCATCGAACGCGAACGTGGGATCACGATTATGGCCAAAAATACCGCTGTTGAATATAACGGCGTGCGGATTAATATTGTCGATACGCCAGGCCACGCCGATTTCGGTGGCGAGGTTGAGCGGGTTTTGAACATGGTCGATGGCGTGTTGCTGTTGGTCGATGCGGTTGAAGGCCCAATGCCCCAAACCAAGTTCGTGCTGCGCAAAGCTCTCGAACAAGGCCACCGCGCGATTGTTGTCGTCAACAAAGTCGATCGTCCTAGCGCTCGCCCTAATTATGTAGTCAACGAAACTTTCGATTTGTTCATCGACTTGGGCGCAAGCGAAGAACAAGCTGAATTTCCAATTGTTTATGCAAGCGGGATTGCCGGCACCGCTGGCCATGACCCCCACGCGATGCAAGATTCGCTGACCCCACTGTTTGAAACGATTTTGCAATATGTGCCCGCCCCCGATGTTGATGCCGATGGCCCGCCCCAATTGCTGGTCACTTCAACCATGTACGACGATTACAAAGGCAAAATCATTATTGGCCGTTTGAATAGCGGAACCATTCGCAAGGGTCAAGCGGTTGCCCACATCGCCTCAGGCAAAGATCCCAAGCCAGCCAAAGTGGTGCAAGTTTTCACCCACTACGGTATGGAACGGGTCGAAGTCGATGAAATCACTGCTGGTGATATCGTCGCCATGACTGGGATCAACGACGCTGGGATTGGCGATACGATTGCCGATAAAGATAACCCAGTTGCCTTGCCACCAATCAAGGTTGAAGAACCAACCGTTCAGATGACCTTTGGCGTGAATACCAGCCCTTTCAGCGGTCGCGAAGGCAAATTGGTAACCTCACGTAAAATTCGCGAACGCTTGTATGGCGAAACTGAGCGCGACGTGGCCTTGAAGGTCGAAGATACCGACAATGCCGATACCTTCCGCGTCAGTGGTCGCGGCGAGTTGCACTTGGCAATTTTGATCGAAAATATGCGGCGCGAAGGCTATGAGTTCCAAGTCTCGAAAGCCGAAGTGATTTATAAAGATGTTGATGGCACGCGCCACGAACCATATGAGTTGGTCGAAATCGAAGTTGATTCCGATTATCAAGGCTCGGTGGTCGAATTGATGGGCTTGCGCCGTGGTACCATGCGCGATATGCGGGTCAGCGATTCGGGCACTGTGCAATTTGTTTACCATGTGCCAACCCGTGGTTTGTTGGGCTTCCGCCAACAATTGCTCACCGCAACCCGTGGCACAGGTATTATGAACAGCTTGTTTGCTGGCTATCAACCCTACGCTGGCGATGTGCAAACCCGCCAATTTGGCTCGTTGGTTGCTTGGGAGCAAGGCGTAACTAGCAGCTATGGCTTATCGAGCGCCCAAGAACGCGGCCAATTGTTTGTTGGCTCAGGGGTTGATGTCTACGAAGGCATGGTCATTGGTCAGCACATTCGCGACGAAGACCTCGAAGTCAATGCCTGCAAGAAAAAGCAACTGACCAATATGCGTTCATCAGGTGCTGATGATGCGTTACGGCTCGATGTGCCGCGCAATATGTCGCTCGACGATTGTATTGAATACCTTGCCGACGATGAATTGTTGGAAGTAACCCCGCTGCATTTGCGGATTCGCAAGCGTTTGCTCAATACCGACGAACGCCGCCGCGACCGCAAATGGGCCAAAAATCGCTAA
- the secG gene encoding preprotein translocase subunit SecG, whose translation MQTYLFSAEVVLGIALITLVLLQAKGNSASVLGGRNTSATYRTRRGVEKTLFNVTIVIASVLIILALVHPFLLTV comes from the coding sequence GTGCAAACGTATTTGTTTTCGGCAGAAGTTGTTTTGGGAATTGCTTTGATTACGTTGGTGCTTTTGCAAGCCAAAGGCAATAGCGCGAGCGTTTTGGGTGGCCGCAACACCTCAGCCACCTATCGCACCCGCCGCGGCGTTGAAAAGACCCTTTTTAATGTAACGATTGTGATCGCCAGCGTGTTAATTATTTTAGCACTCGTGCATCCCTTCTTATTAACAGTATAA
- a CDS encoding peptide ABC transporter substrate-binding protein produces the protein MVRRIRWQIGATLVCASLVLLLLAHLALATTAGGEAGVGGVYREALVGEVNDLNPLRGSAQTRAEADLSALLFEGLTRVEATGVVVPDLAENWQVSNNNLVYTMTLRTDVRWHDATPFSANDVIWTIDWIKSPQFNGDPSLKLAWQNIAVTALNPQTVRFNLPVAFAPFLNQLTVPILPAHLLRNATPDQWQAWNQQPVGTGSFRFGQRDGNLIELLANTDYRPNIPNSRPNLERLEFRLYSTMEAAHEALRRDLVDAFAYDVTEQGELPLPIGYRQVRAPLADYVVLTINLRRPPLDDLRVRQAIDYAVDPATLITEVLQNRALPLNSPILPSSWAVAEGLTGYIDDAEQSRANGLLDQAGWQRDEQGWRRKAGQLLRFDLVSANSPERSAIAERIQAQLATVGISSSLQLVPSSNLQDTLSQHTFDLAIHGWSNLGSDPDVYELWHSSQVNAANFAGLEDPAIDDLLVRARQTTSQETRRELYAEFQAKWLALAPSVMLYQPLLEQQVGPSIEVLGLAPINQQAEVLYRHSDRFRRIANWYQVSTRQVLPNFRNEPQNERPR, from the coding sequence ATGGTTCGACGTATTCGTTGGCAAATTGGAGCCACGTTGGTTTGTGCTAGTCTGGTTTTGTTGTTGTTGGCGCACCTCGCGCTAGCAACAACAGCAGGCGGCGAGGCAGGCGTTGGCGGGGTTTATCGCGAGGCTTTGGTTGGCGAGGTCAACGATCTCAACCCATTGCGTGGTAGTGCCCAAACCCGTGCCGAGGCCGATTTAAGCGCTTTGTTGTTTGAAGGCTTGACCCGCGTTGAGGCAACTGGCGTGGTCGTGCCTGATCTCGCCGAAAATTGGCAGGTCAGCAACAACAATCTGGTTTATACCATGACTTTGCGCACTGATGTGCGCTGGCACGATGCCACACCTTTTTCGGCAAACGATGTGATCTGGACGATCGACTGGATCAAAAGCCCACAATTTAATGGCGATCCCAGCCTCAAGTTGGCTTGGCAAAATATCGCCGTCACGGCGTTGAATCCGCAAACTGTGCGTTTCAATTTGCCAGTTGCGTTTGCGCCCTTCCTCAATCAACTGACTGTGCCAATTCTGCCAGCGCATCTGTTACGCAATGCCACGCCCGACCAATGGCAAGCCTGGAATCAGCAACCAGTTGGTACTGGCAGTTTTCGCTTTGGTCAACGCGATGGCAATTTAATCGAGCTATTGGCTAACACCGATTATCGCCCAAATATTCCCAATAGTCGCCCCAACTTGGAGCGGCTGGAGTTTCGGCTTTATTCAACCATGGAAGCTGCTCACGAAGCGCTGCGCCGTGATTTGGTCGATGCCTTCGCCTACGATGTGACTGAACAAGGCGAATTACCGTTGCCGATTGGCTATCGCCAGGTACGTGCGCCCTTGGCCGATTATGTGGTCTTGACGATTAATTTGCGTCGTCCGCCGCTTGATGATTTACGAGTGCGCCAAGCCATCGATTATGCAGTTGACCCAGCTACGCTGATTACCGAAGTATTGCAAAATCGTGCGTTGCCTTTGAATTCGCCAATTTTGCCTTCGTCGTGGGCGGTTGCTGAAGGCTTGACAGGCTATATTGATGATGCTGAGCAGAGTCGCGCCAATGGTTTGCTTGATCAAGCAGGCTGGCAGCGTGATGAGCAAGGTTGGCGGCGTAAAGCGGGCCAATTGTTGCGCTTCGATTTGGTCAGCGCCAATAGCCCCGAACGTAGCGCCATCGCCGAACGCATTCAAGCCCAATTAGCCACGGTCGGCATTTCAAGCAGCTTGCAATTGGTTCCGAGCAGCAATTTGCAAGATACGCTCAGCCAACATACCTTCGATTTGGCAATTCATGGTTGGTCGAATTTAGGTAGCGACCCTGATGTTTATGAGCTATGGCATTCGTCGCAGGTCAACGCCGCCAACTTTGCTGGCCTCGAAGACCCAGCAATTGATGACTTGTTGGTGCGTGCTCGCCAAACTACCAGCCAAGAAACCCGCCGCGAATTGTATGCTGAGTTTCAGGCCAAATGGCTGGCACTCGCACCCTCGGTGATGCTCTATCAGCCTTTGTTGGAGCAGCAGGTTGGGCCATCAATCGAGGTGCTCGGTCTGGCTCCAATCAACCAACAAGCCGAAGTGCTCTATCGCCATAGCGATCGCTTCCGGCGCATTGCCAATTGGTATCAAGTATCCACCCGTCAAGTCTTGCCCAACTTCCGAAATGAACCACAAAACGAACGCCCACGCTAA
- a CDS encoding M3 family oligoendopeptidase: protein MTTQTLPHWDLSVVYPSLDSPEFAEGFQRIKQQVSDLKSLFDQAAIQRSETQVLDSATIATFETVTKAFNQTQDAMMTNFSYVMGFVATDTRDTLAQARFSEMQQLGMQLQQLGLRWVAWIGGLDIEQLIAQSSLAAEHAFILHKTKQEALHLMSPAEEVLAVELNLSGGSAWSKLHTVVSSQLSVPVTLDGETKHMPMSMVRNLAFDPNREVRRSAYEAELAGWKTVETPMAAAINSIKGQVNTLAGHRGWATALDEALADNNIDRQTLDAMLTAARETFPDFRRYLQAKARLVGSERLAWFDLFAPIGSDVSTWEYAESEAFILEHFGSYSQRLRDYAARAFDENWIDAEPRAGKRDGAFCMRLVGDQSRILSNYKPSFAGMRTLAHELGHGYHNLNLAETTPLQRQIPMTLAETASIFCETIVRNAALAKADAATQLAIIESSLQNSCQLVVDISSRFIFEQSLFEARQARELSVQEINQLMLKAQAETYGDGLDEQYYHPYMWAVKGHYYSPERSFYNYPYMFGLLFGLGLYAQYVASPDEFRAKYDDLLAASGKHDAATLAERFGIDIRTPDFWRASLAIIKADIDRFVELSEQLLDTAAH, encoded by the coding sequence ATGACTACCCAAACGCTCCCACACTGGGATCTTTCAGTTGTCTACCCCAGCCTCGACTCGCCTGAATTTGCCGAAGGCTTTCAACGAATCAAGCAACAAGTGAGCGATCTCAAAAGCCTGTTTGATCAAGCTGCTATCCAACGTAGTGAAACCCAAGTGCTTGATTCAGCCACCATCGCGACCTTTGAAACCGTAACCAAGGCCTTCAACCAAACCCAAGATGCGATGATGACCAATTTTAGCTATGTGATGGGCTTTGTCGCCACCGACACCCGTGATACGCTAGCCCAAGCGCGGTTTAGCGAAATGCAACAATTGGGCATGCAACTGCAACAGTTGGGGCTGCGCTGGGTGGCTTGGATTGGTGGCTTGGATATTGAGCAATTGATTGCCCAATCAAGCTTGGCCGCTGAGCATGCCTTTATTTTGCACAAAACCAAGCAAGAGGCTTTGCACTTGATGTCGCCTGCGGAAGAAGTGTTGGCGGTCGAACTCAATTTGAGCGGTGGCAGCGCTTGGAGCAAATTGCACACGGTGGTTAGCTCGCAGCTTAGTGTGCCAGTGACGCTTGATGGCGAAACCAAGCATATGCCGATGAGTATGGTCCGCAACTTGGCGTTTGATCCAAATCGTGAAGTTCGCCGTAGCGCTTATGAGGCTGAATTGGCTGGCTGGAAGACCGTCGAAACGCCCATGGCTGCGGCAATTAACAGCATCAAAGGTCAAGTTAACACCTTGGCAGGCCATCGTGGTTGGGCTACCGCTTTGGATGAGGCACTAGCGGATAACAATATTGATCGCCAAACCCTCGATGCAATGCTAACCGCCGCCCGTGAAACCTTCCCAGATTTTCGGCGCTACTTGCAGGCCAAAGCACGGTTGGTGGGCAGCGAACGTTTGGCATGGTTCGATCTCTTCGCACCAATTGGCAGCGATGTGAGCACCTGGGAATACGCCGAATCAGAAGCTTTTATTTTGGAGCATTTTGGCAGCTATTCGCAACGCTTACGCGATTATGCTGCTCGCGCCTTCGACGAAAACTGGATCGATGCTGAGCCACGGGCTGGCAAACGTGATGGAGCATTCTGTATGCGTTTGGTTGGCGATCAATCACGCATTTTGAGCAACTATAAGCCCTCGTTTGCTGGAATGCGCACCCTTGCACATGAGTTAGGTCACGGCTATCATAACCTTAACTTAGCTGAAACAACGCCGTTGCAGCGCCAAATTCCGATGACCTTGGCGGAAACTGCCAGCATCTTCTGCGAAACGATTGTGCGCAATGCCGCTTTGGCTAAGGCTGATGCTGCTACTCAGTTGGCGATCATCGAATCGTCGTTGCAAAATAGCTGCCAGTTGGTCGTCGATATCAGCAGCCGTTTTATTTTCGAGCAAAGCCTGTTCGAAGCCCGTCAAGCACGCGAGCTAAGCGTGCAGGAAATTAATCAGCTGATGCTCAAAGCTCAAGCTGAAACCTATGGCGATGGCTTGGACGAACAGTACTATCATCCATATATGTGGGCAGTCAAAGGCCATTACTACAGCCCTGAACGCTCATTTTACAATTATCCCTATATGTTTGGCTTGTTGTTTGGCTTGGGCTTGTATGCCCAGTATGTGGCATCACCCGACGAGTTTCGCGCCAAATACGATGATTTATTGGCGGCTTCGGGCAAGCATGACGCAGCAACCTTGGCCGAACGCTTTGGGATTGATATTCGGACCCCCGATTTTTGGCGGGCAAGTTTGGCCATCATCAAGGCCGATATTGACCGTTTCGTTGAGCTAAGCGAGCAGTTGTTGGATACCGCTGCCCACTAA
- a CDS encoding sugar ABC transporter substrate-binding protein: MQRRFVLLVLLLVLVGCGGAEAPKAKIIALLLPEQTTKRYETVDRPWFEREMNLLCNDCQVLYYNAQNNPTLQQQQAEEAIKAGARVLVLDPVDSVDARTIADHAAEQSIPVVAYDRLILNSPGVTAYISFDNQKIGELQAESLIAGLAARGLSNPKILLLHGSLSDNNASEYKRGAKKVFDPLVTAGKLTIIGEFDTPDWKPAEAQQYVERMLASGDQIDGIYAANDGTAGGALAAVQAAKLEPLPLITGQDAELTAVQRIITGEQHMTVYKAIRPQAEAAAKIAHALMVGQPIPTNLVNNRTVANGIMDVPAILLNPVVVTKATVKDTIVSDNFWSPQQLCPVKLVPACEAVGIKP, translated from the coding sequence ATGCAACGCAGGTTTGTGCTATTGGTACTTTTGCTGGTGCTCGTTGGATGTGGCGGAGCGGAAGCGCCCAAGGCCAAAATTATTGCGCTGTTGTTGCCAGAGCAAACCACCAAACGCTATGAAACAGTGGATCGCCCATGGTTCGAGCGCGAGATGAATTTGCTCTGCAATGATTGTCAGGTGTTGTACTACAACGCCCAAAACAATCCAACCTTGCAACAACAGCAAGCCGAAGAGGCGATCAAGGCTGGCGCACGGGTGTTGGTGCTTGATCCAGTTGATTCGGTCGATGCTCGCACGATTGCTGATCATGCTGCTGAGCAATCGATTCCAGTTGTGGCCTATGATCGGCTGATTCTTAACTCACCTGGAGTTACGGCCTATATCTCGTTTGATAACCAAAAAATCGGCGAATTACAAGCCGAAAGTTTGATTGCAGGCCTTGCAGCGCGTGGCTTGAGTAATCCCAAAATTCTGCTACTTCACGGCTCGTTGAGCGATAACAATGCCAGCGAGTACAAGCGTGGAGCCAAAAAGGTCTTTGATCCATTAGTGACTGCTGGCAAATTGACGATTATTGGCGAGTTTGATACGCCCGATTGGAAGCCCGCCGAGGCGCAGCAATACGTTGAACGTATGCTAGCATCTGGCGATCAGATCGACGGGATTTATGCGGCCAACGATGGTACGGCTGGCGGTGCTCTCGCCGCTGTGCAAGCAGCCAAGCTTGAGCCATTGCCCTTGATTACGGGCCAAGACGCTGAACTCACCGCCGTGCAACGGATCATTACTGGTGAGCAGCATATGACGGTATATAAGGCAATTCGGCCTCAAGCCGAGGCGGCTGCCAAAATCGCTCATGCCTTGATGGTTGGACAGCCCATCCCAACCAACTTGGTCAACAATCGCACGGTTGCCAATGGGATTATGGATGTCCCAGCGATTTTGCTCAATCCAGTTGTGGTCACCAAAGCCACGGTCAAAGATACAATTGTTAGCGACAATTTTTGGTCGCCGCAACAACTTTGTCCGGTCAAATTAGTACCCGCTTGTGAAGCAGTAGGCATCAAGCCCTAA
- a CDS encoding ribonuclease domain-containing protein has product MSTRLRRGLEFGLGLIILIGLIWFNNLPSTDQSPSLTPTATIEISSRGLPSSTPQQATSRPRQTAVATAKPTNRPRQTAIPTAKPTTRPRPSPTIAPTARATRTPERDSAGLRYVAFGDLPIQAQDTIRLIEQGGPFPYSKDGAIFNNREQILPSKPRGYYREYTVETPGSADRGARRIVAGDSGELYYTDDHYASFRRVRQ; this is encoded by the coding sequence ATGTCAACCCGTTTACGTCGCGGTTTGGAGTTTGGCCTTGGCCTGATTATCTTAATCGGCTTGATTTGGTTCAACAATCTGCCCAGTACCGATCAATCGCCCAGCCTAACCCCCACTGCAACCATTGAAATCAGTTCGCGGGGCTTGCCATCGAGTACACCGCAGCAAGCCACCAGCCGACCACGCCAAACTGCTGTGGCAACCGCCAAACCAACCAACCGACCCCGTCAGACGGCCATACCAACCGCCAAACCGACCACCCGACCACGGCCAAGCCCGACGATTGCGCCCACCGCCCGAGCTACCCGCACGCCTGAGCGCGATTCAGCTGGATTACGCTATGTGGCGTTTGGCGATTTACCAATTCAAGCCCAAGATACAATTCGCTTGATCGAGCAGGGCGGGCCGTTTCCCTATAGCAAAGATGGAGCAATTTTCAACAATCGTGAGCAAATTTTGCCGAGCAAACCACGTGGCTACTATCGAGAATATACCGTTGAAACGCCTGGCTCAGCCGATCGCGGGGCACGCCGAATTGTGGCTGGCGATAGTGGCGAGTTGTATTACACCGACGATCATTATGCAAGTTTTCGGAGAGTACGCCAATGA
- a CDS encoding barstar family protein — translation MKLNNLARDPAQSGLYRVQASHIARLLMGVQHHQLHIIELDGREISSKADLLHACGQALQFPSYVGHNWDALEEALNDLSWLETTGLIIIFYEANQLCRHDHGAWQIFCEIAQSCVEQWRSRGQVWSIWFSGMEYSQPELLDLAEVLDEPNLQA, via the coding sequence ATGAAATTGAATAATCTAGCCCGTGATCCCGCTCAATCGGGTTTGTATCGGGTACAAGCCTCGCATATCGCCCGTTTGTTGATGGGCGTACAACACCATCAACTCCACATTATCGAGCTTGATGGCCGTGAAATTAGTAGCAAGGCCGATTTGCTGCATGCCTGTGGTCAGGCGCTCCAATTTCCCAGCTATGTTGGCCATAATTGGGATGCGCTCGAAGAAGCGTTAAATGATTTAAGCTGGTTGGAAACAACAGGTCTGATTATTATTTTCTATGAGGCCAACCAATTGTGCCGCCATGATCACGGCGCTTGGCAAATTTTTTGCGAAATCGCTCAAAGCTGTGTTGAGCAATGGCGCAGTCGAGGTCAGGTGTGGAGCATTTGGTTTAGCGGTATGGAATATAGCCAGCCAGAATTACTCGATTTGGCCGAAGTTTTGGATGAGCCAAATCTCCAAGCCTAG
- a CDS encoding twin-arginine translocation signal domain-containing protein, which produces MNMSRRGFLKGVGGGIAVASFASMFGLHDVSAADYNAQAHDAKDTPLTIVSLAATAERLAITSYYNTIKGNPFGLSEAELLYLKYALSSELHHLEVVEGFGGKALTDKFYVPAKFLSDFGVNTNTFMAAETAFTGAYLAATRRFAELGEPRIAATTAQHAATEAEHLAITRELGGYLPNPNTLPAPIYYNVSDAVPTLGPFLQGGAGFIGPVDYPGADAVRMLLGKDMALKVPPFTQVF; this is translated from the coding sequence ATGAACATGTCACGACGCGGATTCTTGAAAGGTGTCGGTGGTGGAATTGCGGTCGCAAGTTTTGCATCAATGTTCGGTCTGCATGATGTTTCAGCAGCCGATTACAACGCTCAAGCCCATGATGCCAAAGATACGCCACTGACGATTGTGTCGTTAGCCGCTACCGCTGAACGTCTGGCAATCACCTCGTATTACAACACGATCAAGGGCAATCCATTTGGGCTATCCGAAGCAGAATTATTGTATTTGAAGTATGCGCTTAGCTCAGAATTGCATCACCTTGAGGTTGTCGAAGGCTTCGGTGGTAAGGCGCTGACCGATAAGTTCTATGTTCCAGCCAAGTTCTTGAGCGATTTTGGGGTCAACACCAATACCTTTATGGCAGCTGAAACGGCCTTTACTGGCGCATATTTGGCAGCAACTCGGCGTTTTGCTGAGCTTGGCGAACCACGCATCGCCGCCACAACCGCCCAGCATGCCGCAACCGAAGCTGAACACTTGGCAATCACCCGCGAGCTTGGTGGCTATTTGCCAAATCCAAATACCTTGCCCGCCCCAATCTACTACAACGTTTCCGATGCAGTGCCAACGCTTGGGCCTTTCTTACAAGGCGGCGCAGGCTTCATCGGCCCAGTCGATTACCCAGGTGCCGATGCCGTGCGCATGTTGCTCGGCAAAGACATGGCCCTCAAAGTCCCACCATTCACGCAAGTCTTCTAG